Proteins encoded together in one Microcebus murinus isolate Inina chromosome 16, M.murinus_Inina_mat1.0, whole genome shotgun sequence window:
- the LOC105871239 gene encoding ankyrin repeat domain-containing protein 26-like, whose protein sequence is MDLLAEEDLEVTSENEQERHEESENNQPQVEERENHKSNKMAVSENLYDAAADDSDDEALLQERKSGNTDSRQFPRMENEVCDRPAKKMSNEKNKVKGQIHSMGDHDDLTWSSETAPEDYSVSLLKMQDDGLSRERLVEIKSNHCERLTMKIKKMENKVSVLQDELHETKKINSQLMYEKAIWECELSTLRCTLKEEGEKRRNADMLYENSLEALRTKEEEYRKEVEVKQQLEQSLKTLNTEMSILRNYLSELAQKYNESQRQLYGEQNTRLLQGRILANQLYTQSETEMTLREMESEIFQGYEKEQALIRKNDMLHEEIAMLKMEIATIKYQNEEKEKKYMNDIKIFEEVNENLQMTLKQNVEKLTDTVSQYSDQLNALASENALLNAKLENEKQDKERLEAELEACPSRLTAAIHDLDQSEMLRRDVKMSLQRASHEWFCLPNEITVCVSNLKENPEIVGQKCSKAESKINSLENELHHTNVLGEKMLVLECVQRDLYQTKCQMKKMKEMYENEQYQVKKYIGQQEYLEERISELERENMLLQQQLAYAHSKAEDKEETLMNVREQFQDTVKNLLAENGKQSLLLEDRIKQLISECNQLKERLYQNEKGKPEEIDDLTESLVTVSSRCRYLDAKNVVYEQELLSMKAIEKQCDILQKNNMKLEHELLNLQNYMEQNMVDRGQVQRYEQEIEERATQFIVEKLKEVNLFLQAQAAMEEYREQLRENYLAAISSEMEFRMKDLESEVSNMTNAREDFHCIELEKYKQLYQLELEDRKYLAPKASAGTVSPIQPQDPLPACPSTALEGAACAQPLDPRGCMRKRQLAVP, encoded by the exons atgGATTTGTTAGCAGAAGAAGACCTGGAAGTGACATCAGAGAATGAGCAAGAGAGgcatgaagaaagtgaaaataaccAGCCACAG GTTGAAGAAAGGGAGAAtcacaaaagcaataaaatggcAGTATCAGAAAATCTTtatgatgctgctgctgatgacagtgatgatgaagCATTActtcaagaaagaaagagtggAAATACTGACAGTCGGCAATTTCCTAGGATGGAGAATGAAGTGTGTGATAG gcCTGCAAAGAAAATGTCTAATGAAAAGAacaag gtCAAAGGACAAATACATTCTATGGGTGACCATGATGACTTAACTTGGTCATCTGAAACAGCCCCAGAGGATT ATTCTGTTAGCCTATTGAAAATGCAAGATGACGGTCTTTCACGGGAAAGATTAGTAGAAATTAAAAGCAATCACTGTGAAAGACTTacgatgaaaattaaaaaaatggaaaacaaggtTAGCGTTCTGCAAGATGAGCTCcatgaaaccaaaaaaataaactcacagtTAATGTATGAAAAAGCTATATGGGAATGTGAACTCTCTACTTTGAG ATGTACCCtaaaagaagaaggagagaagagaagaaatgctGATATGTTATATGAAAACTCTCTGGAAGCATTAAGAACAAAAGAAGAGGAATACAGGAAAGAAGTTGAAGTGAAACAACAACTTGAACAGTCTCTGAAAACACTGAATACAGAAATGAgcatattaagaaattatttgtcTGAG CTTGCACAAAAGTACAATGAGAGTCAGAGGCAGCTATATGGAGAACAGAACACCAGACTATTACAAGGTCGGATTCTGGCCAATCAACTTTACACACAAAGTGAAACAGAAATGACTCTAAGGGAAATGGAATCTGAG ATTTTTCAGGGTTATGAAAAAGAACAAGCTCTGATACGTAAAAATGACATGTTGCATGAAGAAATAGCCAtgctaaaaatggaaatagcaacaataaaatatcagaatgaggaaaaagaaaagaaatatatgaatgacattaaaatttttgaagaagtGAATGAGAACCTTCAAATGACCCTAAaacagaatgtggaaaaattaacAGACACAGTATCTCAGTATAGTGACCAGCTTAATGCTCTGGCATCTGAGAATGCCTTGCTGAATGCtaaactagaaaatgaaaaacaggacaAGGAAAGACTGGAAGCAGAACTTGAAGCATGCCCTTCTAGATTGACTGCTGCAATACATGATCTTGATCAAAGTGAGATGCTAAGAAGAGACGTCAAAATGTCTTTGCAGAGAGCAAGTCATGAGTGGTTTTGCTTACCGAATGAAataactgtgtgtgtgtctaatcTCAAAGAAAACCCTGAGATTGTTGGTCAAAAATGTTCTAAGGCTGAAAGTAAAATCAACAGCCTGGAAAATGAGCTCCATCACACAAATGTTCTGGGAGAGAAGATGCTGGTTTTAGAATGTGTCCAAAGAGACCTATACCAAACAAAATGtcaaatgaaaaagatgaaagaaatgtatgaaaatgaGCAATATCAAGTGAAGAAATACATTGGACAGCAGGAATATCTAGAGGAGAGAATATCTgaactagaaagagaaaatatgttgcTTCAACAGCAACTGGCTTATGCTCACAGCAAAGCAGAGGATAAAGAGGAGACACTAATGAATGTGCGAGAGCAATTTCAAGATACTGTGAAAAACCTTCTAGCTGAGAATGGAAAGCAAAGTCTTCTGCTAGAAGATAGAATTAAACAGTTAATCAGTGAATGCAATCAGTTAAAAGAAAGactatatcaaaatgaaaaagggaaaccAGAAGAA ATTGATGATCTTACAGAATCACTGGTAACTGTATCTTCAAGATGTCGATACCTAGATGCAAAGAATGTAGTTTATGAGCAAGAATTATTATCTATGAAAGCAATAGAAAAACAATGTGACATACtacagaaaaataacatgaaattggAACATGAATTACTGAACCTCCAAAATTATATGGAACAGAACATGGTAGACCGTGGTCAGGTTCAGCGATATGAGCAGGAGATTGAAGAAAGAGCAACACagtttattgtagaaaaattaaaagaagtcaATCTATTTTTACAG gcACAAGCAGCAATGGAAGAATACAGAGAACAGTTGAGGGAGAATTATCTGGCTGCAATAAGCAGTGAGATGGAATTCAGAATGAAAGATCTTGAATCTGAAGTCTCCAATATGACAAATGCTCGAGAAGACTTTCATTGCATTGAACTGGAAAAATATAAACAGCTCTATCAATTAGaactagaagatagaaaatactt